One Bacillota bacterium genomic region harbors:
- a CDS encoding pitrilysin family protein: MQTTYSSHFLPNGIRLIFMPTRKFKTITTGLFLHQDLTAENAAYNALLPAVLEKGCRLYPDFLTLQRELENLYGADLDTDVIKSGEKHILSFMLESAHDHYLGENFDLLKKGMSLLGSVVGDPLIVEEAFQADIVKQEKNQLIKDIKALLNDKTAYAVERCLSLMCAEERFGIYKLGRIEDYKNIDGANLYRYYGDLLFRNPLDLYIVGDLEEERVIDVAREIFSFQRSEDIAEIQDTEFKYSPKELKVHEESMNVNQTKLVIGFRTGTGFRDELYCPLLVYSGMLGGFPHSKLFMKVREEAGLAYYIHTRLEQHKGLMVISAGINYADKDKAQEIIDKQLEDMVKGNITDAELNNTKRGLVNQLLSRLDSPNQLISIHFDGVVGGRIYMIEELIRGIEAVVPEDIMAVAERVKPELVYLLKPREGEVNNG, encoded by the coding sequence TTGCAGACAACATATTCATCTCACTTCTTGCCGAACGGAATCAGGCTTATCTTTATGCCGACAAGGAAATTCAAGACTATCACGACTGGCCTCTTTTTGCACCAGGATCTAACTGCAGAAAATGCGGCCTATAATGCTTTGCTACCTGCTGTGCTTGAAAAAGGCTGCCGTTTATACCCTGATTTTTTAACCCTGCAGCGTGAACTCGAGAATTTATACGGTGCCGATCTCGATACTGATGTTATTAAAAGCGGAGAAAAGCATATATTATCTTTTATGCTTGAATCTGCCCATGACCATTACCTGGGAGAAAATTTTGACCTGTTAAAAAAGGGGATGTCCCTTCTCGGTTCAGTTGTGGGCGATCCTTTAATCGTTGAGGAGGCTTTTCAGGCAGATATTGTCAAGCAGGAAAAGAACCAGCTGATTAAAGATATTAAAGCCCTGCTTAATGATAAAACCGCCTATGCAGTTGAACGCTGTCTCTCGCTTATGTGTGCTGAAGAGCGATTTGGCATATATAAACTGGGGCGGATTGAGGATTACAAAAACATCGACGGGGCAAATCTTTACCGTTATTACGGTGATTTATTATTTCGCAATCCCCTGGATCTCTATATTGTTGGTGATTTAGAGGAAGAGAGGGTTATCGATGTAGCGAGAGAAATCTTCAGCTTTCAGCGCAGTGAGGATATTGCAGAGATTCAGGATACTGAATTTAAATATTCTCCAAAAGAATTAAAAGTGCATGAGGAATCGATGAATGTTAACCAGACAAAACTGGTCATCGGTTTCCGCACCGGTACCGGGTTCAGGGATGAACTTTACTGTCCTCTTCTGGTCTACAGTGGGATGCTCGGAGGATTCCCCCATTCCAAACTGTTCATGAAAGTGCGGGAAGAAGCAGGTCTTGCCTATTATATTCATACCCGTCTTGAACAGCATAAAGGATTGATGGTTATATCAGCCGGGATAAACTATGCTGATAAAGATAAGGCACAGGAAATCATAGATAAGCAGCTGGAAGACATGGTTAAAGGCAATATTACTGATGCTGAACTGAACAATACCAAGCGGGGCCTTGTCAACCAGCTTTTGTCACGCCTGGACAGCCCGAACCAGCTAATCAGTATCCATTTTGACGGAGTTGTCGGGGGTCGGATCTATATGATTGAAGAACTGATCCGGGGAATTGAGGCAGTTGTTCCGGAAGATATCATGGCGGTGGCAGAGAGAGTCAAACCCGAGTTGGTTTACCTGTTGAAGCCCCGGGAAGGAGAAGTAAATAATGGATAG
- a CDS encoding pitrilysin family protein, translating to MDSYRLIENRALKETLHHYRVYPGMDVYVLPRPGYNKKYAIFSTRFGSIDYRFRVEPEEEITRVPDGVAHFLEHKLFEDEEGNVFDRFAALGASANAFTSFTQTTYLFSCTANFEENLQLLLDFVQEPYFTYQTVLKEQAIIGQEIKMYRDHPQWRVYFNLLDALYSKHPVRKDIAGTEKSIARITPELLHRCYNTFYHPSNMAVFVVGDLDPEGVAKQVEDNLAARNYGQMGAIVRYFPREPRQVNKERVELELVVSEPILYLGYKDIVAEKLHGSDLLRRDILMELVLDILFGTSESLYNELYREDLIDESFGAEYTAESTYGYTMIGGETKDPDLLIQRIQNAIEKVRKNGITEEQFERHRRKTLGGYIRRFNSLEFIANNFLAYLFRGTDLFELPLILNEVRMEEAMALIEENLDPSRCATSIIWGHIS from the coding sequence ATGGATAGTTACAGGCTGATAGAAAACCGGGCGCTGAAGGAGACCCTGCATCATTACCGGGTTTACCCGGGGATGGATGTCTATGTTTTGCCCAGGCCCGGATATAATAAAAAGTATGCCATATTCTCAACCCGTTTTGGCTCTATTGATTACCGGTTCAGGGTGGAGCCGGAAGAAGAAATCACCAGGGTGCCGGATGGTGTAGCCCATTTTTTGGAGCACAAACTTTTTGAAGATGAAGAGGGCAACGTTTTCGATCGCTTTGCTGCCCTTGGTGCTTCGGCCAACGCCTTTACATCATTTACCCAGACCACATATCTTTTTTCCTGTACCGCCAACTTTGAAGAAAACCTTCAACTCCTGCTCGACTTTGTGCAGGAACCGTACTTTACCTATCAAACGGTACTAAAAGAACAGGCGATAATTGGCCAGGAGATCAAGATGTACAGAGATCACCCGCAATGGCGAGTCTATTTCAACCTCCTGGATGCCCTCTACAGCAAGCACCCCGTCCGTAAGGACATTGCCGGTACAGAAAAAAGCATTGCCAGGATAACCCCTGAGCTTCTTCACCGCTGCTATAACACTTTTTATCATCCCAGTAATATGGCAGTTTTCGTCGTAGGAGATCTTGACCCCGAAGGAGTTGCCAAACAGGTTGAAGATAATCTTGCAGCTAGGAATTACGGGCAGATGGGTGCGATCGTCCGTTATTTTCCACGGGAGCCAAGACAGGTTAATAAAGAGAGGGTTGAACTTGAACTGGTTGTTTCCGAGCCAATTCTCTATCTCGGTTATAAAGATATTGTTGCCGAAAAACTGCATGGAAGTGATCTGCTGCGGCGGGACATATTGATGGAACTTGTGCTTGACATATTATTCGGAACCAGTGAATCGCTGTACAATGAACTTTACCGGGAAGATTTGATCGATGAAAGTTTTGGAGCCGAATATACGGCCGAGAGCACCTATGGCTATACCATGATCGGGGGAGAAACGAAAGACCCCGATCTTCTAATCCAGCGAATTCAAAATGCCATAGAAAAAGTCAGAAAAAACGGCATTACCGAAGAGCAGTTCGAACGACACCGCCGCAAAACACTCGGCGGCTATATCCGGCGCTTCAATTCCCTGGAATTCATCGCCAACAATTTTCTGGCTTACCTCTTCCGGGGCACCGATCTATTTGAACTGCCCTTAATCCTGAATGAAGTGAGAATGGAAGAGGCGATGGCCCTGATCGAAGAAAACCTCGATCCATCCCGCTGCGCCACCTCAATAATTTGGGGACACATTAGTTAA